A single window of Leptospira semungkisensis DNA harbors:
- a CDS encoding LIC10012 family protein: MSINFLILILVLLLLTTNDAIATTIAFLPGSWEGQAPQSIEGTGEKPFELARLGQFYATRIYSVQLKEQMINSSDPEIKDFLIPQLPRDKFKQTCYRLKADYVVRDMIEIHEKIRIDRSVYDCNLSKMEEYSVIGRKDVFDTIERLTKESFPLVPKKQKKEIHNKELVRANKTQIFVLDASYSYAPERKEFMSQLEAISWQPETKFRLIVFSENGSKVFPESSRSEFIKQWKDFKSEGKSDTEHLTNALLKLRRVLASEDSPGKKKERTVTILTNAKAANMINGYGSAIEGLRQLGAPVSILYSSYSGPESRREHKEAAKRGAQFNEITYFQRVATTRDSKTLVFKEGKLYTTPQTPDSKVNLETTDMEKVEFAGKYSVGEFLNPWSLSSIYEEVRKEKVLTSEPVRSNFSSQFAKIVSLTSNSEYFGNFPKALIKSGSKAFWIRIPLTTGFGEGKKGLWAATFLSSSFSSEGVEVIPESLESYPFSPAKTLECDPSIARNYFRNTEKFKFDCLVRGEILEVSQP; encoded by the coding sequence TTGTCAATAAATTTCCTTATACTCATCTTAGTTCTGTTACTTTTAACGACGAACGACGCAATAGCGACGACGATCGCTTTTCTTCCGGGAAGTTGGGAAGGTCAGGCACCTCAATCGATTGAAGGAACGGGAGAAAAGCCTTTTGAACTCGCAAGGTTGGGTCAGTTTTACGCAACGAGAATCTATTCTGTTCAATTAAAAGAACAGATGATCAATTCTTCCGATCCGGAAATAAAAGATTTTCTAATTCCGCAGCTGCCTCGGGACAAATTCAAACAAACTTGCTACAGACTAAAAGCGGATTATGTAGTAAGAGATATGATAGAGATCCACGAGAAGATTCGGATCGATCGGTCGGTTTATGACTGTAATTTATCGAAAATGGAAGAATACTCCGTAATCGGTCGAAAGGACGTGTTCGACACGATAGAAAGGTTGACCAAAGAATCCTTTCCTTTGGTTCCAAAGAAGCAAAAGAAAGAAATACATAATAAGGAATTAGTCAGAGCAAATAAAACGCAGATCTTCGTTTTGGATGCTTCTTATTCCTACGCGCCTGAGCGAAAAGAATTTATGTCGCAATTGGAAGCGATCTCTTGGCAACCGGAAACAAAATTTAGGCTCATAGTTTTCAGTGAGAACGGATCCAAAGTTTTTCCTGAATCCTCTCGTTCAGAATTCATCAAACAATGGAAGGATTTTAAATCGGAAGGTAAATCGGATACCGAACATTTAACCAACGCATTACTTAAACTTAGAAGGGTTTTAGCGTCGGAAGATTCTCCCGGAAAGAAAAAAGAACGAACTGTTACCATTCTTACCAATGCAAAAGCGGCGAATATGATCAATGGATATGGTTCTGCTATCGAAGGCTTGCGACAACTGGGAGCGCCTGTTTCTATTTTATATTCTTCTTATTCTGGGCCTGAATCGAGAAGGGAACATAAGGAAGCAGCGAAAAGAGGTGCTCAGTTCAATGAAATCACATATTTTCAAAGAGTGGCAACTACTCGAGATTCCAAGACACTTGTATTCAAAGAAGGAAAACTTTATACTACGCCGCAGACTCCCGATTCGAAAGTAAATTTGGAAACAACGGATATGGAGAAGGTCGAATTTGCCGGAAAATATTCGGTAGGAGAATTCTTAAATCCATGGAGCCTTTCCTCGATCTATGAAGAAGTCCGAAAGGAGAAGGTGCTTACATCGGAACCGGTTCGAAGTAATTTTTCTTCGCAGTTCGCAAAGATTGTAAGTCTTACTTCGAATTCGGAATATTTTGGGAATTTCCCGAAAGCGCTTATAAAATCAGGTTCTAAGGCATTTTGGATCAGGATTCCTCTGACCACCGGATTCGGAGAAGGTAAAAAAGGTCTTTGGGCAGCCACGTTTCTTTCGTCCTCTTTTTCATCGGAGGGGGTCGAAGTAATACCGGAATCATTGGAATCCTATCCCTTCTCACCGGCAAAGACATTAGAATGCGATCCTTCGATTGCCCGAAATTATTTTCGGAACACGGAGAAATTTAAATTCGATTGTTTGGTTAGAGGAGAGATCTTGGAAGTTTCTCAGCCGTAG
- a CDS encoding nucleoside triphosphate pyrophosphatase, producing MLILRSQSPRRKEILHSLGLDFQVSPLPIDEASRDGEKPLEYLQRVTLSKLGPVPTNTEQVIVSSDTIVVYQDQILQKPLNEEEALRMLSSLSGKSHIVYSGLGIRTSDKEIFDYDSSEVEFHEWTEKQILSYILEAKPFDKAGAYGIQDKNSPAKSYKGSYSNILGFPIRKFFLYHSIWGRFL from the coding sequence ATGTTGATTTTGAGGTCCCAATCTCCGAGACGAAAAGAGATCTTACATTCTCTAGGTCTCGATTTTCAAGTCTCGCCCTTACCAATAGATGAAGCGAGTCGAGATGGAGAGAAGCCTCTGGAATATTTGCAGAGAGTAACTCTCTCAAAGTTAGGACCTGTCCCTACAAATACCGAACAGGTGATCGTTTCATCAGACACTATCGTAGTCTATCAGGATCAAATTTTACAAAAACCATTAAACGAAGAGGAAGCCTTGCGGATGTTATCCTCATTAAGCGGAAAATCTCATATCGTATACTCCGGTTTAGGAATTCGCACATCCGATAAAGAGATCTTTGATTATGATTCTTCAGAAGTAGAGTTCCATGAATGGACAGAGAAACAGATACTCTCATATATTTTGGAAGCAAAACCTTTTGATAAGGCGGGAGCGTATGGAATCCAAGATAAGAATTCACCCGCAAAATCTTATAAAGGGTCTTATAGTAATATTCTAGGATTTCCGATCCGGAAATTCTTTTTATACCATTCGATTTGGGGAAGGTTTCTCTAA
- a CDS encoding helix-turn-helix domain-containing protein, protein MDESSFIALSPLTRKILEKMKQAVSSDLPLLLLGESGTGKSHIGFAFYSLCKERFPQYQSYDFSISESEEEVGEFFTKLDGKGGSIIFLEGVSNLGPNFQVQLLQKIRNEKGKNRYLLSDNPDFAEKVKSGQVQESLFVEIQTLQVRLPTLRDRKEDIPAFTRLFLELVGKRYNRKNIKISEKLGRFLLEYDYPGNLHQLRNLLEGMVSMHNVKTLDTKHLPPELFETGYRQNSDLSVRTGIPLRDYEREIIRRNLILVNGNREKAARILGISERTIYRKITEFELFDSQDGKTPPSS, encoded by the coding sequence ATGGACGAATCTAGTTTTATTGCATTATCCCCTCTGACTCGAAAGATCCTGGAGAAGATGAAACAGGCTGTATCTTCGGATCTTCCTCTTTTACTCCTTGGAGAGAGCGGGACCGGAAAAAGTCATATCGGTTTTGCTTTCTACTCTCTTTGCAAAGAACGATTTCCTCAGTATCAGTCTTACGATTTTTCTATCTCAGAATCCGAAGAAGAAGTTGGCGAATTCTTTACTAAGTTAGACGGGAAAGGTGGTAGTATAATCTTTCTAGAAGGAGTTTCTAATCTAGGGCCAAATTTCCAGGTGCAACTTCTTCAAAAGATCAGAAATGAGAAAGGAAAGAATCGTTATCTTCTCTCGGACAATCCTGATTTTGCGGAGAAGGTAAAGTCAGGTCAGGTGCAGGAATCTCTTTTTGTCGAGATCCAGACTTTGCAGGTGCGACTTCCTACATTAAGAGATCGTAAAGAAGATATTCCTGCGTTTACTCGTCTTTTCTTGGAGCTGGTAGGCAAGAGATACAATCGCAAGAATATTAAGATTTCGGAAAAGCTTGGACGCTTTCTCTTGGAATATGACTATCCAGGAAATCTCCATCAGCTCAGGAACCTATTAGAAGGAATGGTCTCCATGCATAATGTAAAGACCTTGGATACAAAGCACCTTCCTCCCGAATTATTCGAGACAGGCTATAGACAGAATAGCGATCTTTCCGTTAGAACGGGAATACCTCTGAGAGATTATGAAAGAGAGATTATACGTCGTAATTTGATTTTAGTGAACGGAAATAGAGAGAAAGCGGCGAGGATCCTCGGAATTTCAGAAAGGACAATCTACAGAAAGATTACCGAGTTCGAGCTATTCGACTCGCAGGATGGAAAAACTCCTCCATCTTCCTAA
- a CDS encoding tRNA dihydrouridine synthase, giving the protein MIRIGSVEIPGWLAMSPMAGISDSPTRTMARRYGSAFSYTEFVSTDSLAVGSKKALSLLRFREEERPITFQIFGNKLEIIVEAAKRIRDLNPDIIDLNMGCPARNVSMRGSGVGLLRKPVYAGKIIEEMRKALDIPVTAKIRLGWDDSSRNYMEVSRILEESGAMAISVHGRTREMGYSGKADWDAIADVKSERKIPIFGNGDVSSYEDAVRRKKESGVDGVLVGRNSIGNPWIFSNKIREELSFSEILFTTFDHLQLMRETFGDKVGLTLLRKHLVRYLQSREQIQPIRVELLRMEDPDLLIRTLQELNREPALSV; this is encoded by the coding sequence ATGATTCGGATCGGATCAGTCGAGATTCCCGGTTGGTTGGCCATGTCGCCCATGGCCGGGATCAGCGACAGCCCGACTCGGACAATGGCCAGAAGATACGGCTCCGCCTTTTCTTATACTGAATTCGTATCAACAGATAGCCTCGCAGTAGGTTCAAAAAAAGCCCTTTCTCTATTAAGATTTCGTGAAGAAGAAAGACCGATCACTTTTCAGATCTTTGGCAATAAATTAGAAATTATCGTAGAGGCCGCAAAACGGATTCGAGATTTGAATCCGGATATCATAGATCTAAACATGGGCTGCCCTGCTCGAAATGTTTCCATGCGTGGTTCCGGAGTCGGATTACTTCGAAAGCCAGTATATGCAGGAAAAATAATAGAAGAAATGCGCAAAGCCTTGGATATTCCGGTAACCGCAAAGATCCGATTGGGTTGGGATGATTCCTCTCGAAATTATATGGAAGTCTCTCGCATCTTGGAAGAATCGGGAGCCATGGCTATTTCCGTTCATGGTCGCACCAGAGAAATGGGATACTCCGGAAAAGCGGATTGGGACGCAATCGCCGATGTGAAATCGGAAAGAAAGATCCCAATCTTTGGGAATGGTGATGTATCTTCTTATGAGGATGCAGTTCGCAGAAAAAAAGAATCCGGAGTAGACGGAGTCCTGGTCGGAAGAAATTCCATCGGAAATCCTTGGATCTTTTCAAATAAGATCAGAGAAGAGTTATCTTTCTCCGAGATACTATTCACCACTTTCGATCATTTACAATTGATGAGAGAGACTTTCGGTGATAAGGTAGGACTTACCCTTCTTAGAAAGCATTTAGTAAGATACCTCCAAAGCAGAGAGCAGATTCAACCGATCCGAGTGGAACTTCTTAGAATGGAAGACCCGGATCTTCTCATTAGAACATTACAAGAATTGAATCGAGAGCCGGCGCTGAGCGTTTAA
- the holA gene encoding DNA polymerase III subunit delta codes for MISVANPKEATVYENLIDFLHKTKPSIEALPQVLFVVSQDSYEFGVVSDLYKNAYKKNADPYEIVVFVAEPGDLENFQSEASNLDMFAAQKLFIIKSGVTFFKPLLGKNKSKNSPKSYSINLPESVRVIVHYDHWDVPKELLSIFGQGSSYFKSSKIYPDKRKDAFLRACKEVEVKLDEEAEEEFILKVSPSAGAYLRNLEKLKLYLGKKSFGIADLREVLFQSSEFSSSEIVDYFFEKDYGRFSREFSKFKIGKDSILIFLTLLKDHLDQLRIYKIILRLYDKVLSEKEQSSLLGIESYSPARKNHTFKRLRRESSSFSDMEIKELYEFLIEINQKVKTSSEKEETIYYFFRKMEEFFHPASRIARTR; via the coding sequence ATGATTTCCGTGGCCAATCCGAAGGAAGCGACCGTTTACGAGAATCTGATCGATTTTCTTCATAAGACCAAGCCAAGTATTGAGGCGCTTCCCCAAGTTCTTTTTGTGGTTTCACAAGATTCTTACGAATTCGGAGTGGTTAGCGACCTGTATAAAAACGCTTATAAGAAGAATGCTGATCCGTATGAGATCGTTGTCTTTGTAGCGGAACCTGGAGATTTGGAGAATTTTCAAAGTGAAGCTTCGAATCTGGATATGTTCGCGGCCCAGAAATTATTCATTATCAAATCGGGAGTCACCTTCTTTAAACCGTTGCTTGGAAAGAATAAATCCAAGAATTCTCCCAAGTCCTATTCGATCAATCTACCTGAATCCGTGAGAGTCATCGTTCATTACGATCATTGGGATGTTCCGAAGGAACTTCTTTCTATCTTCGGGCAAGGATCTTCCTATTTTAAATCCTCCAAGATCTATCCCGACAAACGAAAGGACGCGTTTCTAAGAGCCTGCAAGGAAGTCGAAGTTAAACTAGACGAAGAGGCAGAAGAAGAATTCATCTTAAAAGTCAGCCCGAGCGCCGGAGCTTATTTAAGAAATCTTGAAAAACTAAAACTCTATCTTGGAAAGAAATCTTTCGGCATCGCCGATCTAAGAGAAGTTCTCTTTCAAAGTTCCGAATTTAGTTCGTCGGAGATAGTAGATTACTTTTTCGAAAAAGACTATGGAAGATTTTCTAGAGAGTTCTCGAAATTCAAGATAGGAAAGGATTCTATTCTGATCTTTCTTACATTATTAAAAGATCATCTGGATCAACTGAGAATTTATAAGATCATTCTGCGTTTATACGACAAGGTGTTAAGCGAGAAAGAACAATCCTCTCTATTGGGAATTGAAAGCTATTCTCCCGCAAGAAAGAATCACACATTCAAACGATTGAGAAGAGAAAGTTCCTCTTTCTCCGATATGGAGATCAAGGAACTTTATGAATTCTTGATTGAGATAAACCAGAAAGTAAAAACAAGCTCCGAAAAGGAAGAAACCATTTATTACTTCTTTAGGAAGATGGAGGAGTTTTTCCATCCTGCGAGTCGAATAGCTCGAACTCGGTAA
- a CDS encoding lipoprotein LipL21: MIKKLIAISLSAALLTYCGANTAQKDATSVGDGGWSFEGWGGPPEQRNDGKTPKDTNPKDYYYMKFSSRASAKAVAKKSPAMMQSTCREASRLQGASDVVKKMVGETVESASGVSDGEATASVIVSQSAGVVKGVGVYECKATGAGSDPKDVSKDNWEECQCVIYAKFPGGRDALVAKAQEVGK, encoded by the coding sequence ATGATCAAGAAACTAATCGCTATTTCGCTATCCGCTGCATTACTAACCTATTGCGGAGCAAATACTGCCCAAAAAGATGCAACTTCCGTAGGTGACGGAGGATGGTCTTTCGAAGGTTGGGGTGGACCACCTGAGCAAAGAAACGACGGTAAAACTCCTAAGGACACTAATCCAAAAGATTATTACTACATGAAGTTCTCTTCTCGCGCATCTGCTAAAGCAGTCGCTAAAAAAAGCCCTGCAATGATGCAGTCTACTTGCCGCGAAGCTTCTCGTCTACAAGGCGCTTCCGACGTAGTTAAGAAAATGGTTGGTGAGACTGTTGAATCCGCTTCCGGAGTATCCGACGGCGAGGCAACTGCTTCTGTAATCGTTTCTCAATCTGCAGGTGTTGTAAAAGGAGTGGGAGTTTACGAGTGTAAAGCTACTGGAGCTGGTTCTGATCCTAAAGATGTTTCTAAAGACAACTGGGAAGAGTGCCAATGCGTAATTTACGCTAAGTTCCCTGGCGGACGCGACGCTCTCGTTGCAAAAGCACAAGAGGTTGGAAAATAA
- the lenA gene encoding lipoprotein LenA — MGIGNKILTAFVFAAMIVLFVCKKEEAPVPQIVGTKYSGFDQSIYKKPGTTSKTEFVTTVYGMEEVTGLEIVNHEGLDAKGNKTVTEYLKLKTVDNKEGYAPSKNFFEAVLFAVGDGDQAFVKNSLTSPTKGKLERGMYCFEIESNGDFAKVNCYGSILKNGKLNNLLGIWIQPNSPTLSKDPLLGDSLRNLKAASATLIELAKAGDDTAKQDKLKAEASKTLKTVADKGDQFLEDANALATEFGLSLTE; from the coding sequence ATGGGAATTGGCAATAAAATTCTAACCGCATTTGTATTCGCGGCAATGATCGTACTATTCGTATGTAAGAAGGAGGAAGCTCCTGTTCCTCAAATCGTAGGAACAAAATACTCAGGATTTGATCAATCGATCTATAAAAAACCAGGCACAACTAGCAAGACTGAGTTCGTTACCACAGTGTACGGAATGGAAGAAGTTACTGGTCTTGAAATAGTGAATCACGAAGGACTGGATGCAAAAGGGAACAAAACTGTAACCGAATATCTAAAACTGAAAACGGTAGATAACAAAGAAGGATATGCTCCTTCTAAAAATTTCTTCGAGGCGGTTCTGTTTGCAGTTGGTGATGGAGACCAAGCATTTGTGAAGAATTCCTTAACTTCTCCTACCAAAGGAAAATTAGAAAGAGGCATGTATTGCTTCGAGATAGAATCCAACGGAGATTTTGCTAAGGTGAACTGCTACGGTTCCATTTTGAAAAATGGAAAGTTGAATAATCTCTTAGGAATTTGGATCCAACCGAACTCCCCTACATTATCTAAAGATCCATTGCTTGGAGATAGTCTTCGAAATCTAAAAGCAGCTAGCGCAACCTTGATCGAACTCGCAAAGGCGGGTGATGATACTGCTAAGCAGGATAAATTAAAGGCAGAAGCTTCTAAAACACTTAAGACAGTTGCGGATAAGGGAGATCAGTTCTTAGAGGATGCAAATGCTCTTGCAACAGAGTTCGGTTTGTCCTTAACCGAATAA